The sequence AAAAAGACGCCGAGCAAGACCGAGAGCAGGGGATTTATGAAATATCCCAGGCTCGCCTCCACGATATAGCCCGCGTTGACGCTCCAGACATAGATGAACCAGTTCACGCCGATGAGCAGGCTGGCCAGGATGTAGCTGCCCCACACCGCAGGGCTCAGGCTGCTTCGCAATTTCGCGACGCGTCGGGTCAGGATCAGAAAGACGGCCAGGACCACGAAGGACCAGGTTATGCGGTGGGAGAGCAGCTGGGCTGTGGGCACGTGACCCAGAAGCTTCCAGTAGATGGGCAGCATGCCCCAGCTGACATAGGCTCCGATGGCGGCGACAATGCCTGGGTTCATGCTCTTTTCTCCTTGGCGGAACGGATGGCGGACATGCGTAATCTCTTTGGCGCTCAGTGCCACGCGATGTGGTTTGGTCCCAGTTGCCTCATTTGGGTCTGCACCCACTGCGCTCTTTGCCGCAGATAGGCGGACGGACGGGATGGCGAAAATTTTCTGGGGCTCGGGAGCGCAGCGGCCAGCAGGGCCGCCTCGTGCGTGGTCAGTCTGGCGGGCGTCTTGCCGAAGAATCGTTTGGAGGCCGCCCCGACACCGTACGTGCCGTCACCGAATTCGGCAATATTCAGGTAGACTTCCAAAATCCTTTCCTTGGACCAAAGAAGCTCGATCAGCACCGTGAATCCGGCTTCCAGGGCCTTGCGCACATAGCTGCGCCCGGACCACAGAAAAAGATTCTTGGCCGTTTGCTGAGAGATGGTGCTAGCCCCCCGGACTCTTTGATTCTTTTTGTTATGCTCCACCGCCCGCGCGATGGCATCGACGTCGAAGCCGAAATGGTTCGGGAAGTTCTGATCCTCCGCCGCCACCACGGCCAGCGCCATGTGCCTCGGGATGCGTCGCAGGGGCGTCCATTCATGCATAACGGCAGGGCCGGGAGCTGAATCGAGCATCCGCTCCACATGGCGGGTGAGGATGAAGGCGCTGGTGGGCGGCGGCACGAAGCGCAGGAGCAGGATGACGGCCACTATTCCCGGCAGAATCCAGCCGGCCGCGCGCAGGGCACGGCGAAGCAGGCCCTTTGATGCGGCGTGCTTTTTCGCGGCAGGGCGGTGCTGGTTGCGCCGGGGGCTGGAAGTGGTTGTCTTGCGTGCCATGTTGGAGCTAGTAGATGTTGCATAGAGGGCGGCGTGCCCGGCCATCGCTTGTGCGCCGCCGTCATGCCAAAGTCAATCCGCCTTGCGATCCGTAAAACAAAGGACGAAGATGAATCATATCCACAATGAAACGCTGGCCACCATCCATGCACGGCACAGCATCC is a genomic window of Desulfomicrobium baculatum DSM 4028 containing:
- the mtgA gene encoding monofunctional biosynthetic peptidoglycan transglycosylase, producing MARKTTTSSPRRNQHRPAAKKHAASKGLLRRALRAAGWILPGIVAVILLLRFVPPPTSAFILTRHVERMLDSAPGPAVMHEWTPLRRIPRHMALAVVAAEDQNFPNHFGFDVDAIARAVEHNKKNQRVRGASTISQQTAKNLFLWSGRSYVRKALEAGFTVLIELLWSKERILEVYLNIAEFGDGTYGVGAASKRFFGKTPARLTTHEAALLAAALPSPRKFSPSRPSAYLRQRAQWVQTQMRQLGPNHIAWH